In Ascochyta rabiei chromosome 2, complete sequence, one genomic interval encodes:
- a CDS encoding 37S ribosomal protein S16, mitochondrial, producing MVLRIRLSRFGKKHAPFYNIVLTHVRTARNSRPLEVLGTYNPIPQPPRPGDTHGRPWKDIKLDVSRARYWVGVGAQPSDTAWRLLSMVGILEPQYRISQIQGQVIKADSAAKSIIPETPATPPAEAAVTQEQKAEA from the exons ATGGTCCTACGCATCCGCCTCTCGCGCTTCGGCAAGAAGCACGCACCCTTCTACAATATTGTGCTTACCCACGTCCGCACCGCGCGCAATTCGCGGCCCCTCGAAGTCCTCGGCACATACAACCCAATCCCGCAGCCGCCACGACCAGGCGACACCCATGGACGGCCGTGGAAGGACATCAAGCTGGATGTAAGCAGAGCGCGGTACTGGGTCGGTGTGGGTGCGCAGCCGAGTGACACGGCGTGGCGGTTGTTGAGCATG GTTGGCATTCTCGAGCCGCAGTACCGCATCTCGCAGATCCAGGGCCAGGTCATCAAGGCCGACTCAGCCGCCAAGTCGATAATACCAGAGACGCCTGCCACACCCCCCGCAGAAGCCGCCGTCACCCAGGAGCAGAAGGCCGAGGCGTAA
- a CDS encoding NAD(P)H-hydrate epimerase, whose translation MALRTISAKSAAALDQELMSTGAFSIDQLMELAGLSVSQALFKLQPLNKGKRILVACGPGNNGGDGLVAARHLFHYGYQPTIYYPKQSKNELYQRLKKQLEDLKVPFTEDFNSALQQTDHVVDAIFGFSFSGEVREPFPKVIDALASTRVPVLAVDAPSSWDIEDGPREDGPGKGFMPPALISLTAPKPLVKWFKGRHFLGGRFLSPAMAEKFGLDIPKYEGLDQVVEVPVESEKL comes from the exons ATGGCGCTTCGC ACAATCTCCGCGAAAAGCGCAGCAGCGCTCGACCAAGAGCTCATGTCCACCGGCGCATTTTCCATCGACCAGTTGATGGAACTCGCTGGCCTCAGTGTCTCACAGGCACTCTTCAAGCTCCAGCCTCTCAACAAGGGCAAGAGGATCTTGGTTGCATGCGGCCCAGGAAACAATGGAGGTGACGGGCTCGTTGCTGCACGTCACCTTTTCCACTACGGATACCAACCGACCATTTACTACCCCAAGCAGAGCAAGAATGAGCTTTACCAA CGACTGAAGAAGCAACTGGAGGACTTAAAGGTTCCATTCACAGAGGATTTCAACAGCGCACTACAACAAACCGACCATGTCGTCGACGCCATCTTCGGCTTCTCGTTTTCTGGCGAAGTTCGTGAGCCCTTTCCCAAAGTGATCGACGCTTTGGCATCAACCAGGGTTCCTGTCCTCGCGGTCGATGCTCCTTCGTCATGGGACATCGAGGACGGACCGAGGGAGGATGGACCAGGCAAGGGATTCATGCCGCCGGCTCTCATCAGCTTGACGGCTCCTAAGCCGCTGGTAAAGTGGTTCAAGGGAAGGCATTTCTTGGGAGGACGTTTCTTGAGCCCGGCGATGGCGGAGAAGTTTGGGCTGGATATCCCAAAGTACGAAGGGCTGGATCAGGTGGTTGAAGTACCTGTGGAGAGCGAAAAACTGTGA
- a CDS encoding Transmembrane osmosensor, which yields MPAYGSTASPSLRKMESGYGNGYNGQRAASFSVGRIIGDPFALATISIGILAWIIAFVASIISAIRGGFPNFAWWTLVFMFFCIVGVTVTVASDAERTYHVAIVGFLAAGLVFTTSSVNSLVYSPIAPFEAAAAGYILLSMIAIVWIFYYGSQPSAGHRTFVDSYALHKEQPGSRSSRPISNGYTNRPQTQISNSQQPQMYTSAQLNGFETSSPVSGYPGGPPGAQGRNSAAPQFGGMNAQTPTQDEPAEQGIEYPYRAKAIYSYEANPDDANEISFQKHDILEVSDVSGRWWQAKKPNGETGIAPSNYLILL from the exons ATGCCCGCGTACGGCTCCACCGCATCGCCCTCTCTGCGCAAAATGGAATCCGGCTACGGCAACGGCTACAACGGCCAGCGTGCCGCCTCGTTCAGCGTCGGCCGCATTATCGGCGACCCCTTCGCGCTGGCCACCATCTCTATCGGCATT CTCGCCTGGATCATCGCCTTTGTGGCCAGCATCATATCCGCCATTCGCGGTGGCTTCCCCAACTTCGCCTGGTGGACCCTGGTCTTCATGTTCTTCTGCATCGTCGgcgtcaccgtcaccgtcgCTTCGGACGCTGAGAGAACCTACCATGTGGCT ATTGTTGGTTTCCTTGCTGCAGGACTCGTCTTTACCACTTCCTCGGTCAACTCGCTCGTCTACTCGCCAATTGCTCCCTTTGAGGCCGCCGCTGCTGGTTACATCTTGCTCTCCATGATCGCC ATTGTTTGGATCTTTTACTATGGCTCCCAACCGAGTGCTGGCCACCGCACTTTCGTCGACTCGTACGCCCTGCACAAGGAGCAGCCCGGCTCACGCTCCTCGCGGCCCATCTCCAACGGCTACACCAACCGCCCACAAACCCAAATCTCCAACAGCCAGCAGCCGCAGATGTACACCTCGGCCCAGCTCAACGGCTTCGAAACGTCATCCCCCGTCTCCGGCTACCCCGGCGGTCCCCCAGGAGCTCAGGGCCGCAACTCAGCCGCCCCACAATTCGGCGGCATGAACGCGCAAACACCCACGCAAGACGAGCCCGCCGAGCAAGGCATCGAGTACCCGTACCGCGCCAAGGCCATCTACAGCTACGAAGCGAACCCCGACGACGCCAACGAGATCAGCTTCCAGAAGCACGATATCCTTGAGGTCAGCGACGTCAGCGGGCGGTGGTGGCAGGCGAAGAAGCCCAACGGCGAGACGGGCATTGCGCCGAGCAATTATCTCATCCTGCTGTAG
- a CDS encoding Methylcrotonoyl-CoA carboxylase — protein sequence MASKAPSREALTLLKHSIRPATAIRSQVQSRLVPCAGASLRSHAHAHPSRQISRSTATFTHSHHADAVSVIPTLVDTNSADFKENRREMEEVTDKLNDLHSKIAQGGPQKARDKHLQRGKMLVRDRITALIDPGTPFLELSQMAGYEVYPGEDTPAAGIVTGIGTVNGVQCMVVANDSTVKGGTYYPLTVKKHLRAQAIAQENRLPCIYLVDSGGANLPHQADVFPDVNHFGRIFYNQARMSGMGIPQISVVMGPCTAGGAYIPSMSDESIIVENQGHIFLAGPPLVKAATGEVVSAEDLGGGKLHSEVSGVTDYLAVDDAHALVLARRSIGNLNWHRNQTVSVKPAFKEPLYDPKELNGIVGTNLRKQIPIHEVIARIVDGSSFSEFKPLYGSTLVTGFATIYGHPVGIVANNGILFSESSLKGAHFVQLCGKRQIPLIFLQHISGFMVGQDAEKGGIAKNGAKLVTAVSCVDVPKFTVVVGSSAGAGNYGMCGRAYSPRLLFTWPNAKTSIMGAEQLSSVMAAVGKSDPELKSRIEHESQATFGSARLWDDGVIPPEHTRRVLGMGLQMACGGQNTGVEKESKWGVFRM from the exons ATGGCCTCCAAAGCACCATCGAGGGAGGCTCTGACGCTTCTCAAGCACTCCATTCGCCCTGCGACAGCCATCCGTTCGCAGGTGCAGTCGCGTCTTGTTCCTTGCGCTGGTGCTTCGCTGCGTTCTCACGCTCACGCTCACCCGTCGCGACAAATATCACGGAGTACTGCGACTTTCACGCACTCCCACCATGCCGACGCCGTGTCTGTTATTCCTACGTTGGTGGACACCAACTCGGCAGACTTCAAGGAGAACAGGCGCGAAATGGAGGAGGTCACCGACAAGTTGAACGACTTGCACTCCAAGATCGCGCAGGGCGGACCACAGAAAGCAAGAGACAAGCACCTCCAGCGCGGCAAGATGCTCGTCAGAGATCGCATTACAGCGCTCATTGACCCGGGTACGCCGTTTCTGGAGTTGAGCCAGATGGCTGGTTACGAGGTCTACCCAGGAGAAGACACGCCTGCGGCTGGTATCGTAACTGGCATTGGAACAGTCAATGGCGTTCAATGCATGGTGGTTGCAAATGACAGTACTGTCAAAGGAGGCACATACTACCCACTTACTGTCAAGAAGCACCTCCGGGCTCAGGCGATTGCACAGGAGAACCGTCTACCCTGCATCTACCTCGTCGATTCTGGCGGTGCAAACCTGCCTCACCAGGCTGATGTCTTTCCAGACGTCAACCACTTCGGCCGCATCTTCTACAACCAAGCACGCATGTCCGGCATGGGCATTCCCCAGATCAGTGTCGTAATGGGCCCCTGTACAGCTGGTGGCGCCTATATTCCCAGTATGAGTGATGAGAGCATCATCGTCGAAAACCAGGGTCACATCTTCCTCGCTGGCCCACCGCTTGTCAAGGCGGCGACTGGCGAAGTTGTCTCGGCAGAGGATCTCGGTGGCGGCAAGCTTCACAGCGAAGTCTCAGGTGTCACGGATTACCTAGCGGTCGACGATGCACACGCGCTCGTCCTGGCAAGAAGGAGCATTGGCAACCTTAACTGGCACCGCAATCAGACTGTTTCCGTGAAACCTGCGTTCAAAGAGCCATTGTACGACCCAAAAGAGTTGAATGGCATTGTGGGAACCAACTTGCGCAAGCAGATTCCGATACACGAAGTCATTGCACGTATCGTAGACGGATCATCATTCTCAGAGTTCAAACCTCTGTACGGCTCCACGCTTGTCACTGGGTTTGCAACCATCTACGGGCATCCTGTTGGCATTGTAGCAAACAACGGCATCCTTTTCAGCGAAAGCTCACTCAAGGGTGCTCATTTCGTCCAACTATGCGGCAAGCGCCAGATCCCCTTGATCTTCCTGCAGCACATCTCTGGCTTCATGGTTGGTCAGGACGCCGAGAAGGGCGGTATCGCGAAGAACGGCGCTAAGCTGGTTACGGCTGTCAGCTGCGTCGACGTGCCAAAGTTCACAGTAGTCGTCGGATCCAGTGCCGGCGCTGGTAACTACGGAATGTG CGGTCGTGCTTATTCTCCTCGCCTTCTGTTCACCTGGCCTAATGCAAAGACATCCATCATGGGCGCAGAGCAGCTGTCCTCGGTCATGGCAGCTGTGGGCAAGTCGGACCCCGAGCTTAAGAGCAGGATTGAGCACGAGAGTCAAGCTACATTTGGATCGGCAAGACTGTGGGATGATGGCGTCATCCCTCCTGAGCACACAAGAAGAGTGCTTGGTATGGGATTGCAGATGGCATGTGGTGGACAGAACACCGGTGTTGAGAAGGAGAGTAAGTGGGGCGTGTTCAGGATGTAG
- a CDS encoding Mannan endo-1,6-alpha-mannosidase, giving the protein MRWFSSAQALAALSLLSSTSVVRPLVNAIDLDPTQPDSIKDASSKIASELVAQYASKDASGVHVLGGYPGVLYPPYYWWQAGAMFGTLLDYWRYTGDDQYNDMMHEGMVHQFGEHLDLMPSNQSKNEGNDDQVFWAFTMMSAAEYNFPAPPDDKPGWLAMVQSVFNQFVKRYNKEVEDGNCKGGMRWQIYPWLNGWTYKNTASNGGLFHLGARLAMFTKNETYAEWAEKAYDWMNDSALLDDDGTVNDGMSMTTNPPCKEADKTPWTYNYGIMIAGAAYMYNHTNGADKWRKALERHLNKTDQFFPQYYKGIMTEICEAKELCNTDQESFKAYLSRWLGICVQMAPWTHDLIMPRLQTSAKAAAQTCVAPSQHGAGSYACGMRWWWNGHDGYQGVGQQMTALNLISVLNVDRVPPPYSSKTGGESKGDSSLGTGSVDDDIPQLHKTPVTTGDKAGAAILTILVVAFVLGGGWWLCIE; this is encoded by the exons ATGAGGTGGTTTAGTTCTGCGCAAGCGCTGGCAGCGCTTAGCCTGCTCTCGTCTACGTCCGTTGTGCGCCCGCTGGTTAATGCGATTGACTTGGATCCTACACAGCCTG ACTCGATCAAGGATGCATCTTCAAAAATCGCATCAGAGCTGGTTGCGCAGTATGCCAGTAAAGATGCCAGTGGCGTGCACGTCCTCGGTGGCTACCCTGGAGTCCTGTACCCGCCGTATTACTGGTGGCAAGCTGGTGCTATGTTCGGAACGTTGTTGGACTACTGGCGTTATACTGGTGATGATCAATACAACGACATGATGCACGAAGGTATGGTACATCAATTTGGAGAGCATCTGGATCTG ATGCCAAGCAATCAGTCCAAGAACGAAGGAAACGACGACCAGGTCTTCTGGGCTTTCACTATGATGTCGGCCGCCGAGTACAACTTCCCGGCGCCTCCTGATGATAAGCCAGGCTGGCTCGCAATGGTCCAGTCTGTGTTCAATCAGTTTGTCAAGCGCTACAACAAGGAGGTCGAAGATGGCAACTGCAAAGGTGGGATGCGCTGGCAGATTTATCCCTGGTTGAACGGGTGGACCTACAAGAACACTGCCTCAAACGGCGGACTTTTTCACCTGGGCGCCAGACTGGCCATGTTTACAAAGAATGAGACTTACGCCGAGTGGGCGGAAAAAGCGTACGACTGGATGAACGACAGTGCGCTGCTGGACGACGACGGCACTGTCAACGACGGCATGTCCATGACCACCAACCCACCCTGCAAAGAAGCAGACAAAACGCCCTGGACATACAACTACGGTATTATGATCGCCGGAGCTGCATAT ATGTACAACCATACTAACGGAGCTGACAAATGGCGCAAAGCTCTGGAGCGTCACCTGAACAAAACAGACCAGTTCTTCCCCCAGTACTACAAAGGCATCATGACAGAAATCTGCGAGGCGAAAGAACTGTGCAACACCGACCAAGAGTCCTTCAAGGCTTACCTCTCCCGCTGGCTAGGCATATGCGTCCAGATGGCACCCTGGACCCACGATCTGATCATGCCGCGGCTGCAAACCTCGGCCAAAGCCGCAGCGCAAACCTGCGTCGCCCCCTCCCAGCACGGCGCAGGAAGCTACGCGTGCGGTATGCGCTGGTGGTGGAACGGACACGACGGATACCAGGGTGTAGGGCAGCAGATGACGGCTCTCAACCTCATCAGTGTGCTGAATGTCGATCGCGTCCCGCCGCCGTACAGTAGTAAGACTGGTGGTGAAAGCAAGGGTGATTCGAGCTTGGGGACAGGGAGCGTAGACGATGATATTCCGCAACTGCATAAGACCCCCGTTACTACGGGGGATAAGGCAGGCGCAGCCATATTGACCATCTTGGTCGTCGCGTTTGTGTTAGGGGGTGGCTGGTGGTTATGCATTGAGTAA